In Equus przewalskii isolate Varuska chromosome 6, EquPr2, whole genome shotgun sequence, one DNA window encodes the following:
- the SAXO5 gene encoding stabilizer of axonemal microtubules 5 isoform X1, with amino-acid sequence MSPLEVAPRPAVAAGALLPSPMSLRDFLRASHFALGPDPRLHVGTLHSTTHRDFPAYPGATRALPSQRPPRAPLFQQDPRWAGEERVSEAHCVFTPPPPSERSGERELERARDRTLAMQASHLVLHADARARTGLSTARADFRWPELPARAREQIRGARLIFDRDSMPPGDRAKLRIPPTTYQELFPPHDARPQPCAPRRHLGGPNPLKWDHGRQDDGTSYQRQFQALPGPPALMCKRAASSVELGNFKSASGPVCSEQKQAYGPQGLPSHRYTGYDKAQASAHIHYVNIRPGDGLFHDRTTQAEHYYAREPEPFILHHNQTPESHILEGNWCPGPGSLTTSMHFFYGQPPPATKPPCRHPPHEKLQSHVTLGEPSLLGRFFQTSMGRDYYPPGMQHPQKAPNLHLKQSNLPQGTGELDFLTMNQKMLKPHRTAPASPTEEMFQRCKYSHMEPPLGRQRFFSTQHGDEFTFKYQGPAVLRWGNFQESHVPLGSPRQWGCWGEKVDPQAPQIPMYPCPSQQ; translated from the exons ATGTCACCCCTCGAG GTGGCTCCACGTCCCGCGGTGGCCGCGGGCGCCCTGCTGCCAAGCCCGATGTCCCTGAGGGACTTCCTCAGGGCCTCGCACTTCGCGCTGGGGCCAGACCCGCGGCTGCACGTGGGCACCCTGCACTCCACGACGCACCGGGACTTCCCGGCCTACCCGGGCGCCACCCGCGCGCTGCCGAGCCAGCGGCCGCCCCGCGCGCCCCTCTTCCAGCAGGACCCGCGCTGGGCTGGCGAGGAGCGCGTGTCGGAGGCGCACTGCGTCTTCACGCCCCCGCCGCCCTCCGAGCGGtctggggagagggagctggagcGGGCGCGGGATCGCACCCTTGCCATGCAGGCCAGCCACCTGGTCTTGCACGCGGACGCGCGCGCCCGCACGGGCCTCTCCACCGCGCGCGCCGACTTCCGCTGGCCCGAGCTGCCGGCGCGCGCCCGGGAGCAGATCCGCGGCGCGCGCCTCATCTTCGACCGGGACTCGATGCCGCCGGGCGACCGAGCCAAGCTGCGCATCCCGCCCACCACGTACCAGGAGCTCTTCCCGCCTCACGACGCCCGCCCGCAGCCCTGCGCACCCCGCCGCCACCTCG GGGGCCCCAACCCCCTCAAGTGGGACCACGGGAGACAGGACGATGGGACCTCCTACCAGAGACAGTTCCAGGCCCTGCCAGGCCCACCTGCCTTGATGTGTAAGAGG GCGGCCAGCAGCGTGGAGCTAGGCAACTTCAAGAGCGCTTCTGGGCCCGTGTGTTCGGAGCAGAAACAAGCTTACGGGCCCCAGGGTCTGCCCTCACATAGGTACACAGG GTATGACAAAGCCCAGGCCTCAGCCCACATCCACTATGTGAATATTCGTCCTGGAGACGGCCTCTTCCACGACAGGACCACCCAGGCTGAACACTACTATGCCCGGGAGCCAG AGCCTTTCATTCTTCACCACAACCAGACTCCAGAGTCGCACATCCTGGAAGGAAACTGGTGCCCCGGCCCGGGCAGCCTCACCACCTCCATGCATTTCTTCTACGGCCAG CCGCCTCCCGCCACCAAGCCACCCTGCCGCCACCCGCCTCACGAGAAATTGCAGAGTCACGTGACCCTAGGGGAGCCTTCGCTGCTGGGACGGTTCTTCCAGACCTCCATGGGCAGGGACTATTACCCTCCTGGGATGCAGCACCCGCAGAAAGCGCCCAACCTGCACTTGAAGCAGAGCAACCTGCCCCAGGGCACTGGCG AACTAGATTTTTTAACCATGAACCAGAAGATGCTGAAGCCGCACCGGACAGCTCCGGCCTCCCCGACTGAGGAGATGTTCCAGcgg TGCAAATATAGCCACATGGAGCCCCCGCTGGGTAGACAGCGCTTCTTCTCAACCCAACACGGAGACGAGTTTACCTTCAAGTACCAGGGCCCCGCGGTGCTGAGATGGGGCAACTTCCAGGAGAGTCACGTGCCACTGGGCTCCCCTCGCCAATGGGGCTGTTGGGGTGAGAAGGTAGACCCTCAGGCCCCCCAGATTCCTATGTACCCGTGCCCTAGCCAGCAATAA
- the PEX11G gene encoding peroxisomal membrane protein 11C isoform X2: protein MQRPWGWGLTVNQAPPGVHRAVELRLLLHWAAMLTRLRSRIRPFSCRGQPWASLRAWTLPCDCHPARPGPLRWALGRSHPRPIPLSLLVLQEEDIFVRCVSVLGNLADQLYYPCEHVAWAADAKILRVDSARWWTLSTAFWGLSLLLGIARSLWMVLKLRQRLRGPTVPCASRLPQSKQRALEAQVQSEVLTLLSNLADLANAVHWLPPGILWAGRFPPWLVGLLGTVSSLLSVYQAVRASGPADTTP, encoded by the exons atgcaaaggccctggggctgggggctgaccGTGAACCAAGCTCCTCCGGGAGTCCACCGTGCAGTTGAGTTGCgcctgctgctccactgggcagCGATGCTTACACGGCTGAGAAGCAGAATCAGGCCTTTCTCCtgccggggccagccctgggccagcctgCGGGCCTGGACGTTGCCCTGTGACTGCCACCCTGCACGGCCTGGGCCCCTAAGGTGGGCACTGGGTAGGTCTCATCCTAGGCCCATCCCGCTCTCCCTGCTGGTCCTGCAGGAGGAAGACATCTTTGTCCGCTGCGTGTCTGTCCTGGGCAACCTGGCCGACCAGCTCTACTACCCGTGCGAGCACGTCGCCTGGGCCGCCGACGCCAAGATCCTCCGCGTGGACTCTGCCCGGTGGTGGACACTGAGCACAGCCTTCTGgggcctctccctgctcctggggATTGCCAG GTCCCTGTGGATGGTCCTGAAGCTGAGACAGAGGCTGAGGGGCCCCACGGTGCCCTGCGCCAG CCGGCTGCCCCAGAGCAAGCAGAGGGCCCTGGAGGCTCAGGTCCAGTCTGAGGTGCTGACTCTCCTGAGCAACCTGGCCGACCTGGCCAACGCCGTGCACTGGCTGCCCCCGGGCATCCTGTGGGCCGGCCGCTTCCCCCCGTGGCTGGTGGGCCTCCTGGGCACCGTCTCCTCCCTCCTCAGCGTGTACCAGGCAGTCCGGGCCAGTGGCCCGGCTGACACCACCCCCTGA
- the SAXO5 gene encoding stabilizer of axonemal microtubules 5 isoform X4, which translates to MSPLEVAPRPAVAAGALLPSPMSLRDFLRASHFALGPDPRLHVGTLHSTTHRDFPAYPGATRALPSQRPPRAPLFQQDPRWAGEERVSEAHCVFTPPPPSERSGERELERARDRTLAMQASHLVLHADARARTGLSTARADFRWPELPARAREQIRGARLIFDRDSMPPGDRAKLRIPPTTYQELFPPHDARPQPCAPRRHLGGPNPLKWDHGRQDDGTSYQRQFQALPGPPALMCKRAASSVELGNFKSASGPVCSEQKQAYGPQGLPSHRYTGYDKAQASAHIHYVNIRPGDGLFHDRTTQAEHYYAREPDSRVAHPGRKLVPRPGQPHHLHAFLLRPAASRHQATLPPPASREIAESRDPRGAFAAGTVLPDLHGQGLLPSWDAAPAESAQPALEAEQPAPGHWRTRFFNHEPEDAEAAPDSSGLPD; encoded by the exons ATGTCACCCCTCGAG GTGGCTCCACGTCCCGCGGTGGCCGCGGGCGCCCTGCTGCCAAGCCCGATGTCCCTGAGGGACTTCCTCAGGGCCTCGCACTTCGCGCTGGGGCCAGACCCGCGGCTGCACGTGGGCACCCTGCACTCCACGACGCACCGGGACTTCCCGGCCTACCCGGGCGCCACCCGCGCGCTGCCGAGCCAGCGGCCGCCCCGCGCGCCCCTCTTCCAGCAGGACCCGCGCTGGGCTGGCGAGGAGCGCGTGTCGGAGGCGCACTGCGTCTTCACGCCCCCGCCGCCCTCCGAGCGGtctggggagagggagctggagcGGGCGCGGGATCGCACCCTTGCCATGCAGGCCAGCCACCTGGTCTTGCACGCGGACGCGCGCGCCCGCACGGGCCTCTCCACCGCGCGCGCCGACTTCCGCTGGCCCGAGCTGCCGGCGCGCGCCCGGGAGCAGATCCGCGGCGCGCGCCTCATCTTCGACCGGGACTCGATGCCGCCGGGCGACCGAGCCAAGCTGCGCATCCCGCCCACCACGTACCAGGAGCTCTTCCCGCCTCACGACGCCCGCCCGCAGCCCTGCGCACCCCGCCGCCACCTCG GGGGCCCCAACCCCCTCAAGTGGGACCACGGGAGACAGGACGATGGGACCTCCTACCAGAGACAGTTCCAGGCCCTGCCAGGCCCACCTGCCTTGATGTGTAAGAGG GCGGCCAGCAGCGTGGAGCTAGGCAACTTCAAGAGCGCTTCTGGGCCCGTGTGTTCGGAGCAGAAACAAGCTTACGGGCCCCAGGGTCTGCCCTCACATAGGTACACAGG GTATGACAAAGCCCAGGCCTCAGCCCACATCCACTATGTGAATATTCGTCCTGGAGACGGCCTCTTCCACGACAGGACCACCCAGGCTGAACACTACTATGCCCGGGAGCCAG ACTCCAGAGTCGCACATCCTGGAAGGAAACTGGTGCCCCGGCCCGGGCAGCCTCACCACCTCCATGCATTTCTTCTACGGCCAG CCGCCTCCCGCCACCAAGCCACCCTGCCGCCACCCGCCTCACGAGAAATTGCAGAGTCACGTGACCCTAGGGGAGCCTTCGCTGCTGGGACGGTTCTTCCAGACCTCCATGGGCAGGGACTATTACCCTCCTGGGATGCAGCACCCGCAGAAAGCGCCCAACCTGCACTTGAAGCAGAGCAACCTGCCCCAGGGCACTGGCG AACTAGATTTTTTAACCATGAACCAGAAGATGCTGAAGCCGCACCGGACAGCTCCGGCCTCCCCGACTGA
- the SAXO5 gene encoding stabilizer of axonemal microtubules 5 isoform X3 has protein sequence MSPLEVAPRPAVAAGALLPSPMSLRDFLRASHFALGPDPRLHVGTLHSTTHRDFPAYPGATRALPSQRPPRAPLFQQDPRWAGEERVSEAHCVFTPPPPSERSGERELERARDRTLAMQASHLVLHADARARTGLSTARADFRWPELPARAREQIRGARLIFDRDSMPPGDRAKLRIPPTTYQELFPPHDARPQPCAPRRHLGGPNPLKWDHGRQDDGTSYQRQFQALPGPPALMCKRAASSVELGNFKSASGPVCSEQKQAYGPQGLPSHRYTGYDKAQASAHIHYVNIRPGDGLFHDRTTQAEHYYAREPEPFILHHNQTPESHILEGNWCPGPGSLTTSMHFFYGQPPPATKPPCRHPPHEKLQSHVTLGEPSLLGRFFQTSMGRDYYPPGMQHPQKAPNLHLKQSNLPQGTGELDFLTMNQKMLKPHRTAPASPTEEMFQRVREREGAPP, from the exons ATGTCACCCCTCGAG GTGGCTCCACGTCCCGCGGTGGCCGCGGGCGCCCTGCTGCCAAGCCCGATGTCCCTGAGGGACTTCCTCAGGGCCTCGCACTTCGCGCTGGGGCCAGACCCGCGGCTGCACGTGGGCACCCTGCACTCCACGACGCACCGGGACTTCCCGGCCTACCCGGGCGCCACCCGCGCGCTGCCGAGCCAGCGGCCGCCCCGCGCGCCCCTCTTCCAGCAGGACCCGCGCTGGGCTGGCGAGGAGCGCGTGTCGGAGGCGCACTGCGTCTTCACGCCCCCGCCGCCCTCCGAGCGGtctggggagagggagctggagcGGGCGCGGGATCGCACCCTTGCCATGCAGGCCAGCCACCTGGTCTTGCACGCGGACGCGCGCGCCCGCACGGGCCTCTCCACCGCGCGCGCCGACTTCCGCTGGCCCGAGCTGCCGGCGCGCGCCCGGGAGCAGATCCGCGGCGCGCGCCTCATCTTCGACCGGGACTCGATGCCGCCGGGCGACCGAGCCAAGCTGCGCATCCCGCCCACCACGTACCAGGAGCTCTTCCCGCCTCACGACGCCCGCCCGCAGCCCTGCGCACCCCGCCGCCACCTCG GGGGCCCCAACCCCCTCAAGTGGGACCACGGGAGACAGGACGATGGGACCTCCTACCAGAGACAGTTCCAGGCCCTGCCAGGCCCACCTGCCTTGATGTGTAAGAGG GCGGCCAGCAGCGTGGAGCTAGGCAACTTCAAGAGCGCTTCTGGGCCCGTGTGTTCGGAGCAGAAACAAGCTTACGGGCCCCAGGGTCTGCCCTCACATAGGTACACAGG GTATGACAAAGCCCAGGCCTCAGCCCACATCCACTATGTGAATATTCGTCCTGGAGACGGCCTCTTCCACGACAGGACCACCCAGGCTGAACACTACTATGCCCGGGAGCCAG AGCCTTTCATTCTTCACCACAACCAGACTCCAGAGTCGCACATCCTGGAAGGAAACTGGTGCCCCGGCCCGGGCAGCCTCACCACCTCCATGCATTTCTTCTACGGCCAG CCGCCTCCCGCCACCAAGCCACCCTGCCGCCACCCGCCTCACGAGAAATTGCAGAGTCACGTGACCCTAGGGGAGCCTTCGCTGCTGGGACGGTTCTTCCAGACCTCCATGGGCAGGGACTATTACCCTCCTGGGATGCAGCACCCGCAGAAAGCGCCCAACCTGCACTTGAAGCAGAGCAACCTGCCCCAGGGCACTGGCG AACTAGATTTTTTAACCATGAACCAGAAGATGCTGAAGCCGCACCGGACAGCTCCGGCCTCCCCGACTGAGGAGATGTTCCAGcgggtgagagagagggagggggcacCTCCTTGA
- the SAXO5 gene encoding stabilizer of axonemal microtubules 5 isoform X2: MSPLEVAPRPAVAAGALLPSPMSLRDFLRASHFALGPDPRLHVGTLHSTTHRDFPAYPGATRALPSQRPPRAPLFQQDPRWAGEERVSEAHCVFTPPPPSERSGERELERARDRTLAMQASHLVLHADARARTGLSTARADFRWPELPARAREQIRGARLIFDRDSMPPGDRAKLRIPPTTYQELFPPHDARPQPCAPRRHLGGPNPLKWDHGRQDDGTSYQRQFQALPGPPALMCKRAASSVELGNFKSASGPVCSEQKQAYGPQGLPSHRYDKAQASAHIHYVNIRPGDGLFHDRTTQAEHYYAREPEPFILHHNQTPESHILEGNWCPGPGSLTTSMHFFYGQPPPATKPPCRHPPHEKLQSHVTLGEPSLLGRFFQTSMGRDYYPPGMQHPQKAPNLHLKQSNLPQGTGELDFLTMNQKMLKPHRTAPASPTEEMFQRCKYSHMEPPLGRQRFFSTQHGDEFTFKYQGPAVLRWGNFQESHVPLGSPRQWGCWGEKVDPQAPQIPMYPCPSQQ, translated from the exons ATGTCACCCCTCGAG GTGGCTCCACGTCCCGCGGTGGCCGCGGGCGCCCTGCTGCCAAGCCCGATGTCCCTGAGGGACTTCCTCAGGGCCTCGCACTTCGCGCTGGGGCCAGACCCGCGGCTGCACGTGGGCACCCTGCACTCCACGACGCACCGGGACTTCCCGGCCTACCCGGGCGCCACCCGCGCGCTGCCGAGCCAGCGGCCGCCCCGCGCGCCCCTCTTCCAGCAGGACCCGCGCTGGGCTGGCGAGGAGCGCGTGTCGGAGGCGCACTGCGTCTTCACGCCCCCGCCGCCCTCCGAGCGGtctggggagagggagctggagcGGGCGCGGGATCGCACCCTTGCCATGCAGGCCAGCCACCTGGTCTTGCACGCGGACGCGCGCGCCCGCACGGGCCTCTCCACCGCGCGCGCCGACTTCCGCTGGCCCGAGCTGCCGGCGCGCGCCCGGGAGCAGATCCGCGGCGCGCGCCTCATCTTCGACCGGGACTCGATGCCGCCGGGCGACCGAGCCAAGCTGCGCATCCCGCCCACCACGTACCAGGAGCTCTTCCCGCCTCACGACGCCCGCCCGCAGCCCTGCGCACCCCGCCGCCACCTCG GGGGCCCCAACCCCCTCAAGTGGGACCACGGGAGACAGGACGATGGGACCTCCTACCAGAGACAGTTCCAGGCCCTGCCAGGCCCACCTGCCTTGATGTGTAAGAGG GCGGCCAGCAGCGTGGAGCTAGGCAACTTCAAGAGCGCTTCTGGGCCCGTGTGTTCGGAGCAGAAACAAGCTTACGGGCCCCAGGGTCTGCCCTCACATAG GTATGACAAAGCCCAGGCCTCAGCCCACATCCACTATGTGAATATTCGTCCTGGAGACGGCCTCTTCCACGACAGGACCACCCAGGCTGAACACTACTATGCCCGGGAGCCAG AGCCTTTCATTCTTCACCACAACCAGACTCCAGAGTCGCACATCCTGGAAGGAAACTGGTGCCCCGGCCCGGGCAGCCTCACCACCTCCATGCATTTCTTCTACGGCCAG CCGCCTCCCGCCACCAAGCCACCCTGCCGCCACCCGCCTCACGAGAAATTGCAGAGTCACGTGACCCTAGGGGAGCCTTCGCTGCTGGGACGGTTCTTCCAGACCTCCATGGGCAGGGACTATTACCCTCCTGGGATGCAGCACCCGCAGAAAGCGCCCAACCTGCACTTGAAGCAGAGCAACCTGCCCCAGGGCACTGGCG AACTAGATTTTTTAACCATGAACCAGAAGATGCTGAAGCCGCACCGGACAGCTCCGGCCTCCCCGACTGAGGAGATGTTCCAGcgg TGCAAATATAGCCACATGGAGCCCCCGCTGGGTAGACAGCGCTTCTTCTCAACCCAACACGGAGACGAGTTTACCTTCAAGTACCAGGGCCCCGCGGTGCTGAGATGGGGCAACTTCCAGGAGAGTCACGTGCCACTGGGCTCCCCTCGCCAATGGGGCTGTTGGGGTGAGAAGGTAGACCCTCAGGCCCCCCAGATTCCTATGTACCCGTGCCCTAGCCAGCAATAA
- the PEX11G gene encoding peroxisomal membrane protein 11C isoform X1, with protein sequence MAALSGLASALESYRGRDRLIRTLGYCCQLVGGVLVQQCRARSEVGTRLLALSSQLSHCRTVLRLFDDAAMFVYTKQYGLGAEEEDIFVRCVSVLGNLADQLYYPCEHVAWAADAKILRVDSARWWTLSTAFWGLSLLLGIARSLWMVLKLRQRLRGPTVPCASRLPQSKQRALEAQVQSEVLTLLSNLADLANAVHWLPPGILWAGRFPPWLVGLLGTVSSLLSVYQAVRASGPADTTP encoded by the exons ATGGCGGCGCTGAGCGGCCTGGCGTCGGCGCTGGAGTCGTACAGGGGTCGGGACCGCCTG ATCCGAACGCTGGGGTACTGCTGCCAGCTGGTCGGCGGGGTCCTGGTGCAACAATGTCGGGCCAGGTCAGAAGTGGGGACGCGCCTGCTGGCGCTgtcctcccagctcagccactgcaGGACTGTCCTTCGACTCTTCGATGACGCGGCCATGTTTGTCTACACTAAACAGTACGGCCTGGGGGCAGAG GAGGAAGACATCTTTGTCCGCTGCGTGTCTGTCCTGGGCAACCTGGCCGACCAGCTCTACTACCCGTGCGAGCACGTCGCCTGGGCCGCCGACGCCAAGATCCTCCGCGTGGACTCTGCCCGGTGGTGGACACTGAGCACAGCCTTCTGgggcctctccctgctcctggggATTGCCAG GTCCCTGTGGATGGTCCTGAAGCTGAGACAGAGGCTGAGGGGCCCCACGGTGCCCTGCGCCAG CCGGCTGCCCCAGAGCAAGCAGAGGGCCCTGGAGGCTCAGGTCCAGTCTGAGGTGCTGACTCTCCTGAGCAACCTGGCCGACCTGGCCAACGCCGTGCACTGGCTGCCCCCGGGCATCCTGTGGGCCGGCCGCTTCCCCCCGTGGCTGGTGGGCCTCCTGGGCACCGTCTCCTCCCTCCTCAGCGTGTACCAGGCAGTCCGGGCCAGTGGCCCGGCTGACACCACCCCCTGA